CGATTGCAGGGTTAATTTCAAAGGTTTTAGGTGCTGCCTATAAAATTCCTTATCAAAATATTACAGGGGATATCGGTATGCATGTGTACGGTACCGTGTATCCGCTCTACACCACTCTAATTGCCTTGGCTACAGCGGGCTTCCCTCTAGCCATCTCCAAAATGATTGCAGATCGTTATGCAGTAGGAGATAGCAAGAGTGTGCAACAAATTTTTCGGATTTCATCACTTACTTTGGGGATTTTAGGGGTTGTTTTCTTTTTACTAACCTTTATCACCGCGCCAATGATTGCGAATTTGATCGGCGACCCTAATTTGACCAATCCGCTTCGAGCTATTTCAGTTTCATTGGTATTGGTGCCACTAATAGCTAATACACGCGGGTATTTCCAAGGTCACCAAAACATGCTACCAACGGCCGTATCTCAGGTGACAGAGCAATTCTTCCGCGTCATTATTATCATTGTGGGAGCTTATATTGTGATGAAGCTCTATGATGATCCTTATTTGGCCGGTACAATTGCCGTGTTTGCAGCAACCCCAGGCGCCATTATTGCTCTGTTGGTATTAGGCTATTTCTATCGAAAACAAAAACGTGCCATACTAGCTCTCCCAATTCAAGCAGGAGACCAGGCGGAAAGCTTATCAGACGGAGCGGTTTTTAAACGGATTATCATGTATGCGATCCCAATCTGTTTAGCTTCACTGGTATTACCGTTAATACCGCTTGCCGATAGCTTTACAATAATTAATATGCTGGTGTACACCGGAATGGATAACGAGACGGCTATCCTATTAAAAGGTGCCTTTGATCGCTCTCAGCCATTATTGCAGTTTGGAACATTCTTTGCTACGTCTCTATCACTTGCTATTGTTCCATCAATCAGTGAAGCCATTGTTCGAAAACAGGATGATCTTATCCACTATCGCACACAAACAGCAATTCGGCTGACTTTTCTCTTAGGAGCGGCTGCTACAATAGGCTTGGCTATCTTAGCAAAACCAATTAATATTATGCTTTTTGGCGATGAAAATGGAACGCTGGCACTTGCCGTCAATGCTTTTGCTATTCTTTTCTCGACGCTTGGTATCGTGTCTTCAGGTATCCTGCAAGGGATGGGAAAGGTGAATTTGCCACCTAAGTACTTATTAATTGGGGTACTTGTAAAATTTGTAGCTAACTTGATTCTATTGCCTCTTCTGGGCGTTGCAGGGGCAGCGATCGGCACGGTGCTTGCTTATTTAGTCTCAACGGTTTTAAACCTGCGCGCTATTGGAAGATTAACACAGGTGACTCAGCAGGATAAGCAGAAATATGGTCGATCGGTGCTGGCTGTGCTGATGATGGGAATCATTGTGGCAGTTGTTGCCTTTGGACTTATGGCGGTATTACCTACTGTAATTGGGAAGGGACGTTTGTTATATACGATCGTATCTCTTGCTTCTGTAGGATTAGGAGTTCTTGTCTATGGAATTTCACTGATTAAATTTGGCGGAATTACAAAAGATGATATTCAATTTTTGCCTAAGTCGGGTAAGATTTTAGCGTTGTTGCAGAAGATGAGATTGCTAGAGAAATAAGTAGGAATTAGCAAAAAAACTAGACGAATAAAAAACCAGCATAGGACCCGTTCCTTGCTGGTTTTTTTGTGGGCACTTGGAGAGAAAGCTTCCCATACCTACAGCCCTTCAAAAAAAGCGGAGATAGGAATCATATCCTATTTCCGCTTATACGTTTTCGTAGATGTTATAGATAGGACTACCCGCTATTTTGCTAATAGATCAGCAAACGCTTTGGCATAAGCAGGTAGGTCTGGCGGACGACGAGACCCTACGATGTGTCCATCCACAACTACCTCTTCGTCAACCCAAATGGCCCCGGCATTTTCAATATCATCCTTAATCCCTGGTGTAGAAGTAGTTGTTACACCCTTGAGAATTTTGGCTGAGATTAATACCCATCCTGCATGGCAAATGTGACCTATTGGCTTTTTGGCCTGATCCATTTGCTGAATGAAGGAAATGATCTCTGGATAACGACGCAATTTATCTGGTGCCCAGCCTCCTGGCACGAGTACAGCATCGTAGTCTGATGCCTTCACCTCGGAGATTGATTTATCAGAGGTGCAAGGAACACCGTATTTACCTATATATTTTTTATTCGCTTCTGGTCCTACTAAGTGAACAGTAGCCCCTTCTTCACGTAATCGATAAACGGGATACCATAGTTCTAAGTCTTCAAATTCATCTTCCACATAACATACTACTTGTTTACCCTGTAAGCGCATGATTGCCCTCCTTGTATTTCCTAAATCATGTTCTTTTTCTATTGTAACCGTTTCTGATGGCTACGACTCGTTTTAATGTGCTCTAGCCATGCTTCTTATCAAGAATAACTCTCGTTCTAATCTGTTTAAACAAGTCGTATAAATCAAGAGAAGAAGAGCGGTAGCTTGTGACAAAAGAAAGGATGACAGGATGCTTTACACAGAATTTATTGTGGATGTGGTTTTACTTGGATGTGTGATTTTTGTAGTTGGAGCTTTTTTTATCATAACAAGTGACCAGAGAAGGGAAGAACAAAAAAAGAAACATCCTGAGCAATAAGTAAATATTGTTCACTTTTCGAATGGATTTTTCTAGGATTAAATAAAATGTGATTCGCTATTCATTTAATGGATTCTTACAAACATAAACAGCACATATTCCTAACGTATTGTGAGGAGATGTGCTGTTTATGTTTGTAAATAACAGGGTATAACCTTGGGTCCAATCTAAACTATTTTCATAGAGGGGCAGTGTTTTTTAGCCTTCAATTATAGTAGATGGTTTTTCTGAAGAAGAGGGTTTTTGGCTTAACAGGAAAACCATGATCAGAACAGATAAGGTCCCTACAGATTGGAAGAATCCAAATGGAACTTGTAAAAATAAAACCGACGTAATAATAGCTGCCAGCGGCTCTGTACACCCTAGTAAGCTGGTTTCTTTTGGAGTAATATATCTGATGCTCTCCAGATAGAGATAAAAAGCAATTAATGTACCAAAAATAACAACAAATCCTATTAATAAAAAAGCTTCTAATGTTAAATTATCAATGCGTGTTAGTACTATCATTTCTTTCGTGGAGATAAAGTGTAATAAGATTAACCCAATTCCACCGATAATCATACCCCAGCCAACTACTATAGAAGAAGCCCATTTTTGCAATAAGCCCTTTGAATAAAGGGTATAGAATGCCAAGGATAAGCCAGATAAAACGCCCCAAATAATTGCCGACATGGGCACTGTTAAATTATCGGTTGATCCATTGGTGAGCAATAAAAAGGTTCCTAATAAGGCTAAAAAAATAGAAACAGCATCAATTTTTGTTGGAATATTTTTACATTTTATAATAAGATAGAGAGTGATAAAGATAGGCGCTAAGTACTGTAATAAGGTTGCTACAGCCGCATTTCCCTCGTTAATCGAGGCAAAATAGGTGTACTGAACTCCTAACATGCCTAATATCCCGAACAAAAGTATTTTGATTGATTCGCTTTTATGCTTCCATATACCAAATATTTGATCTCTATTGGGACTGCACGATGAAAGGAGCAGCAGGATAATACCTGAAATCAATAGTCGGACGGTAACGAGCCATTCTGTAGAAATGTTTAGCTGTTGGAAAAGCTGTTGAGCTACGGTACCTGATACCCCCCATAAACCAGCACCTATAATTGCCATTATCATTCCTTTCATACGATTCCCA
The nucleotide sequence above comes from Brevibacillus laterosporus LMG 15441. Encoded proteins:
- a CDS encoding putative polysaccharide biosynthesis protein; its protein translation is MNNTAKGANHFIKAAAILAIAGLISKVLGAAYKIPYQNITGDIGMHVYGTVYPLYTTLIALATAGFPLAISKMIADRYAVGDSKSVQQIFRISSLTLGILGVVFFLLTFITAPMIANLIGDPNLTNPLRAISVSLVLVPLIANTRGYFQGHQNMLPTAVSQVTEQFFRVIIIIVGAYIVMKLYDDPYLAGTIAVFAATPGAIIALLVLGYFYRKQKRAILALPIQAGDQAESLSDGAVFKRIIMYAIPICLASLVLPLIPLADSFTIINMLVYTGMDNETAILLKGAFDRSQPLLQFGTFFATSLSLAIVPSISEAIVRKQDDLIHYRTQTAIRLTFLLGAAATIGLAILAKPINIMLFGDENGTLALAVNAFAILFSTLGIVSSGILQGMGKVNLPPKYLLIGVLVKFVANLILLPLLGVAGAAIGTVLAYLVSTVLNLRAIGRLTQVTQQDKQKYGRSVLAVLMMGIIVAVVAFGLMAVLPTVIGKGRLLYTIVSLASVGLGVLVYGISLIKFGGITKDDIQFLPKSGKILALLQKMRLLEK
- a CDS encoding type 1 glutamine amidotransferase domain-containing protein gives rise to the protein MRLQGKQVVCYVEDEFEDLELWYPVYRLREEGATVHLVGPEANKKYIGKYGVPCTSDKSISEVKASDYDAVLVPGGWAPDKLRRYPEIISFIQQMDQAKKPIGHICHAGWVLISAKILKGVTTTSTPGIKDDIENAGAIWVDEEVVVDGHIVGSRRPPDLPAYAKAFADLLAK
- a CDS encoding DMT family transporter, with the protein product MKGMIMAIIGAGLWGVSGTVAQQLFQQLNISTEWLVTVRLLISGIILLLLSSCSPNRDQIFGIWKHKSESIKILLFGILGMLGVQYTYFASINEGNAAVATLLQYLAPIFITLYLIIKCKNIPTKIDAVSIFLALLGTFLLLTNGSTDNLTVPMSAIIWGVLSGLSLAFYTLYSKGLLQKWASSIVVGWGMIIGGIGLILLHFISTKEMIVLTRIDNLTLEAFLLIGFVVIFGTLIAFYLYLESIRYITPKETSLLGCTEPLAAIITSVLFLQVPFGFFQSVGTLSVLIMVFLLSQKPSSSEKPSTIIEG